In Actinomadura luteofluorescens, the sequence TTGAACGGATCGGTGTGCGGATACCCGGAGACCCGTCCGCGCTGGGGCTTGATGCCCACCAGGCCCGTCCACGCCGCCGGGATGCGGATCGACCCGGCCCCGTCGGAACCGACCGCCGCCGCGACCATGCCCGCCGCCACGGCCGCCGCGGACCCGCCCGACGACCCGCCAGGCGAGTACTCGGGATTCCACGGGTTCCTCGCGATTCCGTACTCGCGCGACTCGCTGAACGGCCACAACCCGAGCTCGCACGTCGTCGTCTTCCCCACGATGACGGCCCCGGCCGCCCGCAGCTTGCGCACGACCTCCCCGTCCCGCCTCGCCGGCCGGTGGTCCCCCGCCACCGCGAAGGGCGTGGTCTCCCCCACGATGTCCGTGTCGTCCTTGATGGCGACGGGCACCCCGAGCAGCGGCAGCCGCTCCCCCTCCGCCAGCCGCTTGTCTGGCCTCCAGCGCCTCCTGCGCGGCCGCCTCGGCCCGCACCACCCGGAACGCCCCGAGCGACTCCCGCCGGCCGATGGCCTCCAGGCTCTCCTCCACCAGATCACTCGAGGAGATCTCCCCCCTCGCCAGCGCCTCCGCCTGCCCGGCCAGCCCCAGCTCCACGCCGCCTCCCGCTATCGTTCGTTCGAACGAACGATACTGAAGTCCCGCGTTCTGGGGAAGACTGTGCATCGATGAGCGCCCGCGAGCAGATCCTCCACGCCACCCTCCGCCTGATCGGCGAGCAGGGCATCGGCGCCGTGACGAACCGGGCCGTCGCCCGCTCCGCCGGCGTCTCCCTCGGCTCCCTGACCTACCACTTCCCCAGCCAGGAGGATCTGCTGCGCGAGGCGCTGCACGCCTTCGTGGAGCAGGAGATCGCCCGCATCACGGCCTACGTCACGTCCCTCGCCGAGTCCGGCATCGCCCCCGTCCAGGCCGCCGACCAGGTCGAGAAGGCCGTCGTCGAGTTCGCCTACGGCCCCGAGCAGATCGCGAACCTCGAACTGCACCTGCACGCCGCCCGCGACCCGGCCCTCCGCGAGACGTCCACGCGCTCCATCGAGGCCTACGACCGCCTCGCCACCGCCATCCTGAAGGCCCTCGACATCCCGGACGCCGAAACCCACGCCCCGGCGATCGTCGCGATGCTCTACGGCCTGGCCCTCCGCCGCCTCGCCACCGGCGACACCACCGCCACCGGCACCGCCGACGCCTTCCGCCTGCTCCTCCTCGGCGCCCTCCCCCGCCCCTGAAAAGACTTCTGGCCCGCACGGCCCCAGAGCGGGGTTAGGGGGCCGTGCAGGCCAGAAGTCTGTCTCAATCAGGAACCTCAGTCGGAACCTCAGCCGACGATCGCTCTGCTCTCCGCCTGTGCACCTCCGCCGTGTCTCCGATCTGACACCCCAAACGCTAAGCCGCCCCACCCCCCAACAGAACGCCTTTAAGCCTCACTTAGGGAACCCCTGAGCCACCCTTATTCACACCTCGTCCGGGCCCGTCCGGGGATGTCGGTGGGGGAGGCGCTCAGCTGTGAAAACACGGGGAGGAGCTTGTGGGCGTCGGGCGGGGCAGGGTGGTGTTGTCGAACTTGAGCGGCTGGCATTGGCTGTCTGAAGTGGCTGGGCGCGTGACCGGGGTGCGGCTTCGTCGCGCCTTGGGCTCGGAGCTTGGGTGTGGGTGGATCTGGCGCGCGACGGCTACCGCGTCAAGCGGTGTGGTGTGCCGCTGCATCACCTCGGGTTTTCAGGGTGCTGTGAGGATGTGGAGGACTTGGTCTAGGTAGAGGCGGCGTTCTTCTTTGCCGCTCGGGAGCAGGTCCGGGGTGGAGTGGGCGATCTGCGTGTGGCCGAGGTAGGCGCTGTAGGCGAGAAGTGCTCTTGCTCTCGCCTCGTCGGTGGGGAAGCCCAGTTCTGCGAAGAGGGCGATGACGGCGTCCAGGCGCGTACGTGTGACATCTCGGAGGACGGGTGCGACGGCGGGGTGTGTGGCCGTCGCCAGCAGTGCCGGGCCGACCGGGTCCTCCTCGGCCATGGCCACCACCCGGGTGATCAGTAGCTTGAGCTGGCCCCGCGGGTCGTAGGAGGCGCTCTTCACCTCGCGCAGGATCGCGGTCGTCGTTCGCTCCGCCCAGTGCGCGAGTGCCGCCTCCAGGAGCGCTCCGCGGTTGGGGAAGTGCCAGTAGAAGCTGCCCTTGGTGGTCCCGAGCCGTGCGGCGAGCGGCTCGACGGCGACCGCCGCGACGCCGCCCTCCGCGATCGCCGTCAGGGCCACGTCCACCCAGTCCTGCCGGGTCTTCCTTCGCTGAGGTCTTGCCGCGCGCTCGGACACGACCGTACTGTACCGTACGGAGAACATACGGTTGCGTATGGCTTGAGGAGATGCGATGGACTACGACGTGATCGTGGTGGGCGCGCGCGTGGCCGGTGCGACGACGGCGATGCTGCTGGCGCGACGCGGTCTGCGCGTTCTGGTGGTCGACAGGGTGGCCTTCCCGAGCGACACGATCTCCTCCCACCAGATCCAGGTGCCCGGGGTCGCCAGGCTGCGGCGATGGGGGCTGCTGGAGGCGGTGCGCGCCGCGGGCACCCCGCCGACCCGCCGGCTCCGGTTCGATGCGGGCGAGGTAGTGCTCGACGGCTCGTTCCCCCCGTTCGAAGGTGCGGACGCCCTCTACAGTCCCCGCCGGACCCTGCTGGACGCCGCCCTGGTCGATGCCGCCCGGTCGGCGGGCGCCGACGTCCGCGAGAACTTCCGGGTGGAGGAACTGGTGTGGAGCGAGGGGCGGGTGGTCGGAGTTCGAGGGAGGGAGCGACTTGGCTCCTCGGTCGCACTGCGAGCCCGGATCGTCGTGGGTGCAGACGGGAAGAACTCCTTCGTCGCCTCGGCCGTGGGAGCGCGTACCTATCGGCAGCGGCCGGTGCGGGCTTTCGCCTGCTACACCTACTTTTCGGGGCTCCCCGTCACCGCGGGCGAGGTCTACCGGCGGCGGGGCCGATTGGTAGCGGTCTTTCCGACCAACGACGACCTGACCATGGTGTACCTGTCCGAACCGCTCTCCGGGTTCGAGGTCTTCCGCCGCGACATCGAGAAGCACTACCTCGCCGCCCTGGACGGCTGCGGGGACCTCGGCGGGCGGGCGCGGGAGGCGCGGCGTGAGGAGCGGCTGCGCACCACCCCCGACCAGCCGAACCGGTTCCGCCTGCCCCACGGCCCCGGCTGGGCGCTGGTCGGGGACGCCGGCGTCGTGATGGACTCCGTGTCGGCCCAGGGGATCACCAACGCGCTGCGGGACGCCGACCTCCTCGCCGAAGCGCTCTCCGCCGAACTGGACGGCGTTCCGTCCCTCGCCGCCTACCACCGCCGGCGCGACCGCGCCGTCCGGCCGATGTACGACCACACCGTCGGGCTGGCCGGGCACTCGCCCGGCATCACCGAACGGCTGCTGTACACCGCAGTCGCCGACCGTCCCGCCGAGGTCACGCGCTTCCTCGGTGTCTTCTCGGGCGCCCTCCCGCCCGACTCCTATCTCAACCCCGCGGCCATGCTGCGAGTCTTCGGCGCCGCCGGGCGGACAAGAGGCGCTCGCCGGCGCCGGGCCCGCGCGGCGTAGGCGGCAGGGTGGTGACCGGCCGCTGCGGCCAATGACCCGTTCGGGCGGACGTCATTCGGACGGCAGTAAAGGGAAGTGGAACTCGCCCATTTCTGCGCCACAAAGATGTGTCTGCACAACTCTCTGCACTCGCACGATGACTATGAGTAACATGAGGTTGTAAGTCCGCCGCCTCAGTCGGGAGGTACAGATGCAGATAGGCACGAAGCTCGGCGTCGTTCTGGTCGCCACGACGCTGGCCGGCAGCGCACTCGGTGCGGGCGCGGTAGCCGGGGCCGCACCGCCGCCGGCGCCGGGCCCGGACGGGTCGGCCGCGGTCCAGCCCGGCCCTCCGGAGGAGGAAGGGCACGGGCCGGGCGCCATCGAGGTCGGGCCGGAGGGCGCCGCCGCGGCGATGAACCGGCTCCTCGTCCGCGACGAGCAGCGCGTTCGCCTGTGCGACGGGGTCGTCCTGCCGGCGGACGGGCTCAACGTCCGCACGGGGCCGGGCACCGGCTACGCGAAGGTCGGCGTCCTGGCGAAGGGCTCCAAGGTCCGGACGGACTGGGACTCCATCCAGCGCAGGGACGGGTACCTGTGGGTCCGGCTGAACTCCACCCAGTGGATCGCCGACTACATGCTCGGCGCTGACGACGGGGCCATCCGCGGCAAGTGGTACGTCAACTACTCCAACTGCTGAGCGGGCTTCCCGCCGGGTCGGCGCCCTCGGGCGTCGACCCGGTTCCGTCGTGTTGCTAACGTCCTCGCATGGAAGAAGTGCCGTACACCGGTGGTGAGAAGGAAAGTCTGCAGGCCGCCCTCGACCGGCATCGGGACGTCGTCCTGTGGAAGCTGAACGGGCTGGACGAAGAGCAGGCGCGGCGTCCCATGACGCCGTCCGGGACGAGCCTGCTCGGCCTCACAAAGCACCTGGCCGCCGTCGAGTACAACTGGTTCTGCGAGACGTTCGGACGCGAGACAGAGCCGCTTCCGTTCAGTGACGACGACCCGGAGGCCGACCTCAGGGTCGAGCCCGGCGAGACCATCGAGGGCATCGTCGCGTTCTACGAGCGGGCGCGTGCCGCGTCCGACAAGGTCGTCGGGGAGCTGGCCCTCACGGACACCGGCACCGCCTGGCACGGCGCGACCGTGAGCCTGCGGTGGGTGCTGATCCACATGCTCGAGGAGACGGCGCGGCACGCCGGGCACATGGACATCATCCGCGAAATGCTCGACGGCGCGACCGGCGACCACGTCCGCGACGACGGCTAGGGCCTGGCTCGCGGATACGGCAGGGGCCGGTCGCCGCGTTCATGCCGGTCTCGGAGGAGCGGCGGTGTCCGTTGCCGCGAGGCCCAGGACCTTGTACGAGGTGGGCGCGGTGGGGAGGTTGCCACTGGCGGCCAGGCCGGCGACGGCGATGAGGGCGGCGACCACGAGGCCGACGACGCCGATGAGGCCGGCGGCGACGTACTGGGGGCGGGGGCGTCTCACGAGATCACGTTAGGGCGGTGCCGCGCCCGGCGGCAGCGTGGTTAAGGCGGATTTAAGGCGGCGCTATACCGGGCGTTTGCTGCGGGAGTGGCGGCGGCGGACGAGGCGGCGGGAGCGGCGGGCCGGGGGCAGCCATCTCGTGCGGAACCACATCTGCACCTGGGCCCCGCCGAGGACGCTGCGGTGGATGCGCAGGTAGCCCCCCGTCGACTCGGCGGCGCGGCGGGCGATGTCCAGGCCGAGGCCGGTGGAGCCGCCGCCGCTGCTGCCCCGCTTCAGCGCCGCGTCCGGGTCGGCGATGCCGGGGCCGCCGTCGGCGACGAGGATGCCGGTGACGCCCTGCCCCTGGTGGAGGGTGACGACGAAGCCGGTGCCCTCGGCCGTGTGCCGGAAGATGTTGCCGAGCAGCGCGTCCACGGCGGCGGCCAGCTCGGTGCCGGGGATCGGCAGCGGCGCGGGGCCCTCGGCGCCGATCAGCTCGCAGGAGCGCCCCTCGTCCTCGGCGAGGACGGACCAGAACGCGACCCGGTCGCGCAGCACCTTGGACGCGTCGCAGTTGCCCCGGCCGGTGGGCCGCCGGACCGTCCGGATGATCTGGTCGACCTCGCGCTCGATCCGGTCGACGGCCTCGCGGGTCTGGTCGGCGACGTGCCCGTCCCCGAGCGCCTCGACGTTGAGGCGGAGCGCGGCGAGGGGGGTGCGGAGCCGGTGCGACAGGTCGGCCGCCATCTCCCGCTCGGCCGACAGCAGCTGGACGACGTGGTCGGCCATCGCGTTGAACGCCAGCCCCGCCTCGACGAGCTCGGGCGGCCCGTCCGGCTCGATCCGCACCGACAGCTCCCCGTCGCC encodes:
- a CDS encoding NAD(P)/FAD-dependent oxidoreductase, giving the protein MDYDVIVVGARVAGATTAMLLARRGLRVLVVDRVAFPSDTISSHQIQVPGVARLRRWGLLEAVRAAGTPPTRRLRFDAGEVVLDGSFPPFEGADALYSPRRTLLDAALVDAARSAGADVRENFRVEELVWSEGRVVGVRGRERLGSSVALRARIVVGADGKNSFVASAVGARTYRQRPVRAFACYTYFSGLPVTAGEVYRRRGRLVAVFPTNDDLTMVYLSEPLSGFEVFRRDIEKHYLAALDGCGDLGGRAREARREERLRTTPDQPNRFRLPHGPGWALVGDAGVVMDSVSAQGITNALRDADLLAEALSAELDGVPSLAAYHRRRDRAVRPMYDHTVGLAGHSPGITERLLYTAVADRPAEVTRFLGVFSGALPPDSYLNPAAMLRVFGAAGRTRGARRRRARAA
- a CDS encoding TetR/AcrR family transcriptional regulator produces the protein MSAREQILHATLRLIGEQGIGAVTNRAVARSAGVSLGSLTYHFPSQEDLLREALHAFVEQEIARITAYVTSLAESGIAPVQAADQVEKAVVEFAYGPEQIANLELHLHAARDPALRETSTRSIEAYDRLATAILKALDIPDAETHAPAIVAMLYGLALRRLATGDTTATGTADAFRLLLLGALPRP
- a CDS encoding TetR/AcrR family transcriptional regulator gives rise to the protein MSERAARPQRRKTRQDWVDVALTAIAEGGVAAVAVEPLAARLGTTKGSFYWHFPNRGALLEAALAHWAERTTTAILREVKSASYDPRGQLKLLITRVVAMAEEDPVGPALLATATHPAVAPVLRDVTRTRLDAVIALFAELGFPTDEARARALLAYSAYLGHTQIAHSTPDLLPSGKEERRLYLDQVLHILTAP
- a CDS encoding SH3 domain-containing protein, with the protein product MQIGTKLGVVLVATTLAGSALGAGAVAGAAPPPAPGPDGSAAVQPGPPEEEGHGPGAIEVGPEGAAAAMNRLLVRDEQRVRLCDGVVLPADGLNVRTGPGTGYAKVGVLAKGSKVRTDWDSIQRRDGYLWVRLNSTQWIADYMLGADDGAIRGKWYVNYSNC
- a CDS encoding sensor histidine kinase, translating into MRRTLVLVSLAVTSMVALAFLIPLALTVREIARDRALTTAERQASALGPVLVVTEDPAALERAVASTQAGAAGRMTVHMPDGGLVPKNPREDDGARPEQLTEAGRRGRSYTARVDGGYALLQPVSLDAGRTAVVEVFLPDEDLSRGVWKAWLVMTTVAAALVAGSVAVADRLGARMIRSTRRLAEAAGAFGDGELSVRIEPDGPPELVEAGLAFNAMADHVVQLLSAEREMAADLSHRLRTPLAALRLNVEALGDGHVADQTREAVDRIEREVDQIIRTVRRPTGRGNCDASKVLRDRVAFWSVLAEDEGRSCELIGAEGPAPLPIPGTELAAAVDALLGNIFRHTAEGTGFVVTLHQGQGVTGILVADGGPGIADPDAALKRGSSGGGSTGLGLDIARRAAESTGGYLRIHRSVLGGAQVQMWFRTRWLPPARRSRRLVRRRHSRSKRPV
- a CDS encoding DinB family protein codes for the protein MEEVPYTGGEKESLQAALDRHRDVVLWKLNGLDEEQARRPMTPSGTSLLGLTKHLAAVEYNWFCETFGRETEPLPFSDDDPEADLRVEPGETIEGIVAFYERARAASDKVVGELALTDTGTAWHGATVSLRWVLIHMLEETARHAGHMDIIREMLDGATGDHVRDDG